The following coding sequences are from one Nonlabens arenilitoris window:
- the rplC gene encoding 50S ribosomal protein L3, translating into MSGLIGRKIGMTSIYDENGKNMPCTIIEAGPCVVTQVRTEEVDGYTALQLGFDDKSDKNASKAAQGHFKKAGTGVKRKVVEFQGFDEVYKLGDSISVDIFTEGEFIDVSGTSKGKGFQGVVKRHGFAGVGQATHGQHNRLRAPGSIGAASYPARVFKGMRMAGQMGNAKVKVENLRVLKVVPEKNLLVVKGCVPGHKNSYVILQK; encoded by the coding sequence ATGTCTGGGTTAATAGGAAGAAAAATCGGAATGACTAGTATTTATGATGAAAATGGTAAAAATATGCCATGTACTATCATAGAAGCAGGTCCTTGCGTTGTTACCCAAGTCAGAACTGAAGAAGTGGATGGTTATACTGCCCTTCAACTTGGTTTCGATGACAAATCAGACAAAAATGCATCTAAAGCGGCTCAAGGTCATTTTAAGAAAGCAGGTACTGGTGTCAAGAGAAAAGTTGTAGAGTTTCAAGGTTTTGATGAGGTTTACAAATTAGGAGATTCAATCTCTGTAGATATATTCACAGAAGGTGAATTTATAGATGTTTCTGGAACATCAAAGGGAAAAGGATTTCAAGGTGTAGTAAAGCGTCATGGTTTTGCTGGTGTAGGTCAAGCTACACATGGTCAGCACAATCGTTTGCGTGCACCTGGATCTATTGGAGCAGCATCTTATCCTGCACGTGTATTCAAAGGAATGCGCATGGCTGGACAGATGGGTAATGCAAAAGTTAAAGTTGAAAATTTAAGAGTTCTTAAAGTGGTTCCAGAGAAAAACCTTTTAGTTGTTAAGGGTTGTGTTCCTGGTCATAAGAATTCTTACGTAATCTTACAGAAGTAA
- the rpsJ gene encoding 30S ribosomal protein S10, with product MSQKIRIKLKSYDYMLVDKSAEKIVKTVKSTGAVVTGPIPLPTHKKIFTVLRSPHVNKKSREQFQLSSYKRLLDIYSSSSKTIDALMKLELPSGVEVEIKV from the coding sequence ATGAGTCAAAAAATCAGAATAAAGTTAAAGTCTTACGATTACATGCTGGTAGATAAATCTGCTGAAAAAATCGTTAAAACAGTAAAGAGTACAGGTGCGGTTGTAACTGGTCCAATTCCATTACCAACTCACAAAAAGATCTTTACAGTATTAAGATCACCTCACGTAAATAAAAAGTCACGTGAACAATTTCAACTAAGCTCTTATAAGAGGTTGTTAGATATTTATAGTTCTTCAAGTAAAACTATTGATGCTTTAATGAAGTTGGAGTTGCCAAGTGGTGTTGAGGTTGAAATTAAAGTGTAA
- the fusA gene encoding elongation factor G yields the protein MARDLKYTRNIGIAAHIDAGKTTTTERILYYTGVSHKIGEVHDGAATMDWMEQEQERGITITSAATTCTWKFPLENAQPTPDTKDYHFNIIDTPGHVDFTVEVNRSLRVLDGLVFLFSAVDGVEPQSETNWRLADNYKVPRIGFVNKMDRQGSNFLAVCQQVKDMLKSNAVPIVLNIGDEADFKGIVDLVKNRAIVWHDNTQGSTFDVIDIPEDMKAEAKKYRALLIEEVAAYDENLLEKFMEDEDSITEDEVHAALRAAVMDMSIIPMICGSAFKNKGVQFLLDAVCRYLPSPTDKEGIKGMNPDTEKEEIRKPDVKEPFAALAFKIATDPFVGRLAFFRAYSGRLDAGSYILNNRSGKKERISRIYQMHSNKQNAIDFIEAGDIGAAVGFKDIKTGDTMSDEKHPIVLESMDFPDPVIGIAVEPKTKADVDKMGMALAKLAEEDPTFQVRTDEASGQTIISGMGELHLDIIVDRMRREFKVELNQGAPQVEYKEAITRAADHRETYKKQSGGRGKFGDIVFTIEPAEENEEGKVEEGLQFVNQIKGGNVPKEFIPAIEKGFREAMKAGPLAGFEMDSMKVTLKDGSFHPVDSDALSFELAARMGYKASAKSAGAVILEPIMKLEVITPEENMGDIVGDLNRRRGQVNDMGDRAGAKVVKAEVPLSEMFGYVTTLRTLSSGRATSTMEFSHYAETPSNISEEVIAAAKGATN from the coding sequence ATGGCTAGAGATTTAAAATACACAAGAAATATAGGTATTGCTGCGCATATTGATGCAGGAAAAACGACTACAACAGAGCGTATTCTTTACTATACTGGAGTTTCTCATAAGATTGGTGAGGTGCATGATGGTGCTGCTACCATGGACTGGATGGAGCAAGAGCAGGAGCGTGGTATTACAATTACTTCTGCTGCAACTACATGTACATGGAAGTTTCCTTTAGAAAATGCACAGCCTACACCTGATACAAAGGATTATCACTTTAATATTATAGACACACCTGGTCACGTAGATTTTACTGTAGAGGTGAATAGATCATTACGTGTTTTAGATGGTTTAGTGTTCTTGTTTAGTGCTGTTGATGGTGTTGAGCCACAATCGGAAACTAACTGGAGACTTGCAGATAACTATAAGGTTCCTCGTATAGGTTTTGTAAATAAAATGGACCGTCAAGGTTCTAACTTTTTGGCAGTATGTCAACAAGTGAAGGATATGTTGAAGTCTAATGCTGTGCCGATTGTATTGAATATCGGTGATGAGGCAGATTTTAAAGGTATCGTAGATTTAGTGAAAAACCGTGCTATAGTATGGCATGATAATACTCAAGGGTCCACATTTGATGTGATTGATATTCCTGAGGATATGAAGGCAGAAGCTAAAAAATACCGTGCTTTACTTATAGAAGAGGTTGCAGCTTATGATGAAAATCTTCTAGAGAAATTTATGGAAGACGAGGATTCTATTACTGAGGATGAAGTGCATGCTGCTCTTCGTGCTGCCGTAATGGATATGTCTATAATTCCTATGATTTGTGGTTCGGCTTTTAAAAATAAAGGTGTTCAGTTCTTGTTAGATGCTGTATGTCGTTATTTACCTTCACCTACTGATAAGGAAGGTATTAAAGGGATGAACCCAGATACTGAGAAAGAAGAGATAAGAAAGCCAGATGTAAAAGAGCCGTTTGCTGCTCTTGCATTTAAGATTGCAACAGATCCTTTCGTTGGACGTTTAGCATTCTTCCGTGCATATTCTGGACGTTTAGATGCAGGTTCTTATATTTTGAACAATCGTTCAGGTAAGAAAGAGCGTATTTCTCGTATCTATCAAATGCATTCTAATAAACAAAATGCTATCGACTTTATCGAAGCTGGAGATATAGGTGCAGCTGTAGGATTTAAAGATATCAAGACTGGTGATACTATGTCTGATGAGAAGCATCCTATAGTTCTTGAGTCAATGGACTTCCCTGATCCGGTAATAGGTATTGCGGTAGAACCTAAGACTAAGGCTGATGTTGATAAAATGGGTATGGCTTTAGCAAAACTTGCAGAAGAAGATCCAACATTCCAAGTGAGAACTGATGAGGCTTCTGGTCAAACTATTATTTCTGGAATGGGTGAGCTTCATTTAGATATTATCGTAGACCGTATGCGTCGCGAGTTTAAGGTTGAGCTTAATCAAGGTGCTCCACAAGTTGAGTACAAGGAGGCGATTACTAGAGCTGCTGATCATAGAGAAACGTATAAAAAACAATCTGGTGGTCGCGGTAAATTTGGTGATATTGTATTTACCATTGAGCCGGCAGAGGAGAATGAAGAAGGCAAGGTAGAAGAAGGTCTTCAGTTTGTAAACCAAATTAAAGGTGGAAATGTTCCTAAGGAATTTATTCCAGCTATCGAGAAAGGTTTCCGTGAAGCTATGAAGGCAGGTCCGCTTGCAGGATTTGAAATGGATAGCATGAAAGTTACACTAAAGGATGGATCTTTCCACCCTGTAGATTCAGATGCGCTTTCCTTTGAGCTTGCGGCTAGGATGGGTTATAAGGCTTCAGCAAAATCTGCTGGTGCTGTAATTCTTGAGCCTATCATGAAACTTGAAGTTATCACACCAGAAGAAAACATGGGTGATATAGTTGGTGACTTAAATCGTCGTCGTGGTCAAGTGAACGACATGGGTGATCGTGCTGGCGCAAAAGTTGTTAAAGCTGAAGTGCCTTTATCTGAAATGTTTGGTTACGTGACTACGTTACGTACTCTATCTTCAGGTCGAGCGACATCAACAATGGAATTTTCACACTATGCTGAAACGCCTTCTAACATTAGTGAAGAAGTTATCGCAGCAGCTAAAGGTGCAACTAATTAA
- the rpsG gene encoding 30S ribosomal protein S7: MRKRQAKKRPILPDPRFNDQLVTRFVNMMMLHGKKSTAFKLFYDAIDIVEEKKQDDEKTALELWKDALSNVMPHVEVRSRRVGGATFQIPMQIRPDRKISTAMKWLIGYSRKRNEKSFSQKLASEILAAAKEEGAAVKKKTDTHKMAEANKAFSHFRF, from the coding sequence ATGAGAAAAAGACAGGCCAAGAAACGTCCTATCCTTCCGGATCCACGTTTTAACGACCAGCTAGTGACGCGTTTTGTGAACATGATGATGTTACACGGAAAGAAGTCAACAGCTTTTAAGCTTTTTTATGATGCTATTGACATTGTAGAAGAGAAAAAACAAGATGACGAGAAAACGGCACTTGAATTATGGAAAGATGCATTATCTAATGTAATGCCTCATGTAGAGGTTCGTAGCCGCCGTGTAGGTGGAGCTACTTTTCAGATTCCAATGCAAATTCGTCCAGACAGAAAAATATCTACTGCAATGAAGTGGTTGATAGGATACTCACGTAAGCGTAATGAGAAAAGTTTTTCTCAAAAATTAGCTTCTGAGATACTAGCTGCTGCAAAGGAAGAAGGTGCTGCTGTTAAAAAGAAGACAGATACTCACAAGATGGCCGAGGCAAACAAGGCATTCTCTCACTTTAGATTCTAA
- the rpsL gene encoding 30S ribosomal protein S12, whose protein sequence is MPTISQLVRKGRAKITKKSKSAALDSCPQRRGVCTRVYTTTPKKPNSAMRKVARVRLTNGKEVNAYIPGEGHNLQEHSIVLVRGGRVKDLPGVRYHIVRGALDTAGVAGRTQRRSKYGAKRPKK, encoded by the coding sequence ATGCCAACGATTTCACAATTAGTACGTAAAGGAAGAGCCAAAATAACCAAGAAGAGTAAATCGGCTGCTTTAGATTCTTGTCCTCAACGTCGTGGAGTATGTACTCGTGTTTACACAACTACACCTAAGAAGCCTAACTCAGCGATGAGAAAGGTTGCAAGGGTTAGACTTACTAACGGTAAGGAAGTAAATGCATACATTCCAGGAGAAGGACACAATCTACAAGAGCACTCGATAGTATTGGTTAGAGGTGGAAGGGTAAAGGATTTGCCAGGAGTTAGATATCACATAGTGCGTGGTGCACTGGACACAGCAGGTGTTGCAGGCCGTACACAACGTAGATCTAAATATGGTGCAAAACGCCCTAAGAAGTAA
- a CDS encoding BamA/TamA family outer membrane protein: MHQNIYIDPKQSIHLENHIKYIGSKNILFNELFQVGGNNSIRGFNQNSIDTSFFTSINTEYRYRLANGIYLHSIVDYAVFEDYNTKQTQNLYGIGFGTAILTQSGILRLSVANGSFSGANMDFSSTVAHINLQIKF, translated from the coding sequence GTGCATCAAAACATCTATATAGACCCTAAACAAAGTATACATTTAGAAAACCATATAAAATATATCGGTAGCAAGAACATACTTTTTAACGAGCTTTTTCAAGTTGGTGGCAATAATAGCATCAGAGGATTTAATCAAAATAGTATAGACACTTCTTTCTTTACATCAATTAATACTGAATATAGATACCGTCTAGCTAACGGAATTTACCTACACAGCATCGTTGATTATGCTGTTTTTGAAGACTACAACACAAAACAAACACAAAATTTATACGGAATTGGCTTTGGTACAGCAATTTTAACACAGTCCGGTATATTGAGATTGAGTGTAGCAAACGGATCATTTTCTGGAGCTAACATGGACTTTTCCAGCACAGTAGCTCATATAAACCTCCAAATTAAATTCTAG